The following is a genomic window from Manihot esculenta cultivar AM560-2 chromosome 9, M.esculenta_v8, whole genome shotgun sequence.
GGAGTACCTTCTAGAGACTCCCAAGTTTTCAATgatatttcctttttaattcatttataaaaatttataaacagaTTCATTCCTTATAGCTAAAAATGATTTCAGAGGCAGGGTTTGATTCCTTGATGATtgttatttcattttctttggGTTGGATCTACAGATTTGGCCCAAGTTTCAACAAGCTCAGCCCATTTGAAAATAAAACTGCTTCTTTTTTCAGTCATTAATGGCAACACTTGATCAACAATGCTAATGAGCAGTCTCTTCTTAGATAATCAacgaattttattaaaattcaataattaatttaatataaaaggtatattttcacttaaattttttaaaataaaaattattaatgaaaaatataaatagttaattaaaatacataaatcTAAACAAGTTTGGTAATgtattttaatcataaaatgAGAAAGTAGTAAAACAGTTTTCTTTAACTTTTTAgtgttatttaaaataatttcaaaggCAAAAAGTCTAAAACTCAAAGCCAAATAGGAAAGACAAGATTTCTCAACAACTAAGTGCAGGCTTAGCATATTcaccaaaaaattatttttggtaGAGCATCTAACTTGAAGTAGCCAACTTTACAAGTATGCAAGCagcataaaaacattaaaagttacataaaaaaaatgaacTTCAATTAATAATGCCAGCAGAAGTTGAAGGTAGTTTAATCAAAACCAAAAGTTTCATAGATGCAGAGTCAGTCCTCTCTACCTCCACCACCATTATCAAAGAAGGAATGGCCTCCcaagctgctgctgctgctgacaCCTTCCATGAGAGCAAATCTCATATCTTCAGATGGTTTCCAATGCCTTTTTCTCTGGTTGATGAACCAGTTATTGATCTGCTTTTGATCTAGTCCAGTAATCTCTGATAATTTCACCTTCTCCTCTTCCTGTAACACAATTCAATCTTTTTTCAGTTTCTGCAAATCTAAAGGTCTGCAGCTGTGTACAACATGTCACAAAAATGAACTCAGGAGGACAGTGGTTCAGTTCTAGAGACGATTATTATACCACTAAACTAAAGCAATGATGTTGGTTTATAGCGTTCTTAACATAATTGATTCTTGCAAAGTTCTGGTAGAATAAACAAAATTTTGATTGGAAAATGGCAGCAAGTGATCACCGTAGGATATGGCCATCTGTAATGATTACTCCACCAGTCCAAAAGAATCATCCTCGCATCCTTTGGCAGTTTGCCTTTCTTTTTCGTCTTCAAGAACTCCTTTCTCAAACTACTAAGATAACCACTGTACTTTCGCAAGAGCATTCCTTTAAGGTCTTGATCACGACCACGGCCAGCCCCAGAAGATTCTTGACTTTCTGATGCTTCAACTTCGCCACAGCTCAACTCCTCCTCCGAAGTTCCTGCTGCTTCATCTGCAGGCAAACAAAAGAAATGAACAAAAGGATTAGGTGGTAACATTGTTTGGTTCGAGTATCAACCCTTAGTCTAATCAAGAATTTCTCCGCCCACCATCAATGCACAAATTATGTGGTTGGGAGCTCAGTACACACATCAGGAGATGATAACAAAACCACTCAATTCATGCAAGAAAAGGAAAAACCAACATATAACTTGCCAGGGATTTGAAACTATATACAAGAAAACAAGCATTCCAAATTTCCAAAGTTTCTGCAATACACAAGGTCATCTTTCCTTAGTTCATTACCTAGAGACATTACTAAATTTGCCAAATTCTGTTCATCTTCATCTCAAGGAGATGTTATCATCACAACGCATATTAGCAGACCCTGTGAATTACGGTTTAAGATGTAAGATAACCAGGTAACATCTAAGTTGAAGTATATGCACAACATCTATTTTTGCATAGTACTTGGACCAATTTCAATGCTCTCTAATGAGGTAGAACTTTGTATTGTTTACTTGGGACTTCTCCAAATTATTACTATAAAAGCTCCATCAGAACATAAAATTAGCACTAGAGACTCAATCTCTAGGATGAAAATTGGATGCTATTTAGTATACTTACAAGAGCAATTGCAAAGAATTACACGGTGGATAGGCATTTGATCacaagaacaaaaaaaaaagggaaatatATTTCCAATCTAATCCTAAAGTATCAATTATTCTTAACAAGAATCTTCAAGCTTTATATTAGAGACACCCAAGTTTATATCCATGGGCAAGACACAAGCGAAAACTTACATATGAAAAGAACAATTTACAATCTCACTTTCTAACTCTCCAAATCCTAAGACACAGTAGGTTTAGCTTTGAATTCACACTCTACAGCAAAAGGCTCAGCTTGGTCCCTCTGCTATCACAAATATCACAAAAATATCCACTTTCCAATCGTACCATATGCTTTTCGGGTCGGATAATAATTTGGCCCCAAATAAGATCATATCTACTACAAGGCATGAACAGTCAAGAAAGATAGCATACAAAGTTGTTAGTGCATTATGTCTAATCCTCATCATCCTGTAAAGGAATATTGCAACTACTAAAAATTAAGCAAAGAATCAAGTGGCAGACAGAAATTCATTCACAGTCTAGACTTTGATTTCTTAGTAGATATGTTCCACAGTTATCATAATGCAATTGTACGATCAAGTAAGAAGAGACTGTTCAAGGAAAGGAAGCAAATCAAATCAAGCATGCCATAGCATTTACTAGAAGAAATTTAATTAGCAAGTTAAATGTGTGCTTGCATAAACGTTTCATCAACATGAACATTCCAACCTTGGTATAAACAAAGCAAAGGAGACAACAAACATAGACAATTAAAACAATACAAGGTTTACATGGCTTGACGAACACATTGAAAATTTTCACTATAATGAAAAAACAAGTTACAATATTTTTCTGAATTCACCAAACCATAATTCCGATAGATTTATCCTACAACTCACAATCCATTATCATCATAAAcctcataaaatatttatctcAAATCACGGGCTTTGTACGTCGGATCATAAAATGGGGCCCTAACAAGATCATatctcaaattcaaattaaccatattgtaataaaagaaaaatcaattggCAAATAAAAGATAAGGTGATGAACAGTTACTCAAGGGGAATCCCAACTCTTTTCAAATCAAAACATTAGAAAAATACTTTCTTTTTAACATGCACAGTGGCAAAAAGATGTACTACTCTCCACCATTGAAGCTAAGGCTAGCTGTTTTAATGCAATGAATTGAATGCCAAGACACATTTCCAAGGTTACTAAAATAGTGCAAGTTAAACACCAATGGAAACCCATTAGGAAACTGCACAGTGTAATAACTTTACCAGAGCCATAATAATCAAAGGTTTTTGTCAGTGTTCCTTTACAAAGATTACTCAGTTGTGATTCTATGTTGCTCAAGAATGTAGTCGCCTCATCGAACGGCCTGGATAGCTCCTCCTTGTATCTATAGAGTAGCTCACAGTATGATTCCTTGAAAAAATAACAGCAGCTTTTAGGCTCTAGCTAATTGTTTCAAGAATGTTAATtaatattagaaataaattaCACTAACAAATTAATTTTCCATTTGTGGCTATAAAAACAAAGGAAAGAAGAGGTTAGAAAAACTTCAGAATCTTGTAAGAGTTGTGAAtaatcatttcttttttcttgaattttcttGAGAAGCAAACGCACGaggaaaaatgaaattaaagacTTCATGAAAAATGGAAGTTTGGCTTTCACCATGAACTCGTCAAGTTCTGGATCAGCTCCTATTTGACTGCTGCAACTCTTGATTGAATACTTTTCTCTGCTTATTTCTTCAAGAAGAGACGCCATTTCTGGTGGTGCACCAACCTTGAAAGGCACACAAAAACCAAGGAAAAAACTCAGATTTAACGCCCTGGATGCTTGTTggttttttctttataattttattttctgcaTATGATCTTTATATATCCTTCTTGCTTTTTTCCAAAAGCAATATCAAAACAGTTTCAAAATCTTAACAGCAGAAGAAAGATACAGCGACAACCTTTTGGCATTCTATGTAAGCTGATACTAGGTCTGGATAACGAGGGTGATTGGCAATCTGGGTCTTGATTAGATGAACCATATTTGATTCAAAATCTTGGGCATGACCAGCCGCTTGAAATTGAAGTAAATTACCAACCGAAGTGTAAAATTCGTGAGTAGCAGTAGTAGTAGcagtggaagaagaagaagaagcagtgAATAAGTTTCTAGCTGGGAAGTTTTGAACTGTGACAATATTTTCTGAACAAGAGATAGTAGGATCAAGCCTATACAAATCTTCCATGGATGTTTATACATGCAGAAGACAGTTCTAAACGAATTAATCTTGAAGCTTGGAATGAGCTTATGTGCTTTTTCAAGAGATCTTAAACCTGGTGATGATGAGCTAGCGAGCCACTTAAGAGTCTAAGGTCTCCAATATCTTCagacatgtatatatatataatacatcAAAAGACTCGGACAAAATCTCTCCAAGCTCGAGAGATTAAAAAGTAGTCAACAATAACTATTTCAGTCCAAACCCGAGAATCCCAATAGGGAGAAAGAGAAAGTAGGCAAAGAAAGATACAGTTAAGAATGGATTtgttatcttcttcttcttcttcttcttctacgaCTACTGCGAGTTATAAAGCTATAAAGATACAGCTAGAATTAGGAATGAGATCACACGATCTAAACTCTAAACAGTATAACCAGAGAACCAAAGAGAGGGAGAAAGAGAGAATTGAGGAAGTTTCAGTACTAACTAGCAAGAAGAAAAccccattaaaaaaaaaagctcgAAGTTCAAGAGAGACTCCAGTAGATGCAGAATAAAACCCAGGTGGGGTTCGATTTTGAAGAACCCATTACAGAGAGAACTCCAAGTTCGAGAAATCCTAGTTACAgaaggagagagaaagagagaagtaGTAGTCCTAATCTTATGAAGTAAACCTGGACAAGAACTCGGACAAAGACCAGACCCAGCTTTCTTTTCCAAGAAGAGGCTCAGATAAAGTGGCAGAGATAGAGATAGAgatagagatagagagagaaagcatgaaGAGGTAACAAATGCTGAAAAGcttacagagagagagagagagcgagagAAAGTGAATGAAATGGCACGTTATTACACGATAGACAACAGTTGAATCACATAATGGGTATAATAGCCCGCATTTATAGAGATGTTGTGTTTTAACATTCTTGCCagtttttcttttactttgtgAATTTTGGTGGGTCTCTTTTTCCTGTTGCCATGGCCATGGGCCTGTCCTTTCCTTTTCCTTCTGTacctctacctgtttcctgttCCTTCCCACTCTTCACCTTTGCCCTTTATCTCTCATTTATTTAACTTAAGCACACATCTTCTTATTTACTTGTTCAAGGCTACCCCCCACCCCCTTCCTTAAATTTTCAAACTATTCAAGTCTTTGACTTGCATTAATATATGTTCcagtcttttttttcttttattgagTTGTCATACTAAAAATGATAGACCTAAAATTTAAGGAGAATTTTCTCTCACtaatttgttttcttttcaAGAAAGTCGAgccttttctatattttttaggtAGAGAAAAGTTTactttttttagattttttaatttttctctattaataattcatttagttcttttgcttttttttatgtgatttagtttagatttagattaaaataaaaaaattttataaagaatTAGAAAATCTTAGATtttttaaggtttttttttttctaaagagAGTTATTTATTGTTAAATGATGATATCTCATATTAAATACCGTTTCGTCGATCAATttgatctattttttttaattttaacggtgatttttactaattttaatgGTGACGTAAAAAACGTAATATGTTTTTACAGGGTCGACCGTGATATATGCAATTGGTGTTTTGGAGTTTCTTAGAATAGGAGTGGGTTGATTGTGGTTAAATTTAATGGTTTGATTCAATAGGAAAGTTGGGTTTGTTTCCAAGCATTGTATTATTGTTTGCCTTTATTTGTCCCTACAAACCTTAACTAGTGCGGTTCTCTTCatgttccaaaaaaaaaaattaccatagaaaaaaaaaatgctttaCTTTCAAAAGTTTTTGAATTCTACCctcatattaatttaattaccaAATAAATCTTATACTTTTAATTACCTTGCAAATGTACCCAAACTCACTTTAAGCACCGTGTCAATCCTAAATCAGCCTTTAAATTGAAATCTCCAATAAcactaattataattttatgaaataaagtGAGGAATTAAATTATCTTGAAAATAAGTGGGAAATTATTAGGtaattaaaaaaagtataaTAATAATGGAGTTGCAAGTAGCATCATTATTAAGCCAACACAAATTTGATTACCACAATCTATAAAGTGGGAAGCTTATTTAACCAAATCTTTGACTCCGATAAAATGGCCTCTTTTCTATCCTTTAGGTTGGAGTGGGttttagaattattttataataatttatttagattattttatttaataaataataaatattgattTGAATAATTGATTTATGCACATTGAGAGTATTAGCTTCTtttgattttgttgtttttctgtttttaatctgGTGTTAAATTTTATTGTTCGATATCTGAGACGGTGCATGATACTTTAGTTGAAATGGTCTCGATTACTATATTTTTTTGTGCATTAACTCTAGTGTTCAACACTGGTGTTCGGTCCCTATAATTCTATATCGATGcatcagtttgatttgatttgtatTTGAGTCTAATTTTGATTGgtgtaattttagtttaattttctttatattttttatttttatctgttTGTAACTATTTTGTATAGTcttataaattttagataaatataatatatttaatatcgataaaaaaaattaacttgcattataattttttttccagcCTTCCACTTGCCAAGTATCAAATTATTACTTAGGCATCGATTTTTCaattgatattaattttttgtacgtgtaaatctttttttttagtGAATAAACTGATGatattttctctttcattttttttttttttgtctcctaatctattcagctttttaaaaatatatatatataaaattcgtTCTTCtctataaaaagtaaatttaatatttctaatattAGAATAGAAAACATACCTTTAAAGACCTCTTTTTAACAATTATtagaaacaagaaaaaaaaaatgggaaATTAAAAGATTCCAAAGCAGCTCATATAAACAAAGATTTCAAGTATGGATTATGGTAGGCAAAGTTTCCATCATAGTTTGTTCAGAAAAGGAATAATTAGAAATCCCCACCTTTTAGGGCCtaaattttttttgtctttccacgtattattaatagaaaaaattatttttatatctctATATTTTAATGAGATTAACTAATTCATCCTTATAATTTTTGGCacgaattaaaatatttttaaaatttttttaaatatgactGTTAAATTCTTCTATTATTCATTTCAGTATTAACCCAAGTTCATTCCATTCATAGTCTATTAAATGTAAATTAttggagaaaataaattaaatccaaaTGCAAATTCATCAGATTCATTACTCAATTGTATTAAAACTCAGATAAAATCTTGTTTGTCCATGGAGATCTTGAGAAGTCAATATTTTCAAGGAAACCAAGCTTCCGTATGATGGTTGCGATAGTGAAAAGCCTCGAGTCTGATCGACGGATGAATGGTGCGATGAAGAGCTATTGACAATTGGAATACTGAAGAGCATTGATATGTTGCAATACCATCTTTGGGCGTTGGCTATGATGAAGATGAATGGTGCGATGAAGATCGATTGACAAGTTGTGATACCGAAGAGCTTTGAGTCTGATGGACAGGTTGCAATGGATTTGCGACATTAAGGAgtcttgtaaaaaaaaatttccatcAGATTTAGTTGGCGTTTCATTGATTCCCTTTCTGCCATATTCTCGAGTTGTTCTAGTATACTTGCTCCATCTTGTCGATGCGTCTCAACCTTCTTCTCAACGCCGTACCTGCCATGACTTCTGCCTAATGCCCAATCTTCTCATAC
Proteins encoded in this region:
- the LOC110622247 gene encoding homeobox protein knotted-1-like 1 encodes the protein MEDLYRLDPTISCSENIVTVQNFPARNLFTASSSSSTATTTATHEFYTSVGNLLQFQAAGHAQDFESNMVHLIKTQIANHPRYPDLVSAYIECQKVGAPPEMASLLEEISREKYSIKSCSSQIGADPELDEFMESYCELLYRYKEELSRPFDEATTFLSNIESQLSNLCKGTLTKTFDYYGSDEAAGTSEEELSCGEVEASESQESSGAGRGRDQDLKGMLLRKYSGYLSSLRKEFLKTKKKGKLPKDARMILLDWWSNHYRWPYPTEEEKVKLSEITGLDQKQINNWFINQRKRHWKPSEDMRFALMEGVSSSSSLGGHSFFDNGGGGRED